A genomic stretch from Gammaproteobacteria bacterium includes:
- a CDS encoding NAD(P)/FAD-dependent oxidoreductase: MKQVVIVGGGFAGLQAAKRLGSRPGVEVTLVDRHNHHVFQPLLYQVAMAQLSPADIAVPLRAVLSRHANVRVYQGEVRGADIAARRVITSFGELAYDYLLLASGASHAYFGHDEWEPLAPGLKTLEHAREIRRRVLNAYEAAECSTDPKLQKRLLSFVIVGGGPTGVELAGAIAEMGRFTLAKDFRNIHTELTRVVLVEAGPRLLSALPPKLSDYAARALTELGVEVLTGTAVTGIDASGVELAGRRIEAGTVLWAAGVTASPLGKTLGVEADRQGRVRVQPDLSVPGHPELFVAGDLAHLEQSPGVLYPGIAAVAYQQGLAVARAILADLKGRPRKPFRYIDKGQMATIGHNRAVAALHALKVRGYLAWLMWVFVHIYYLVDYRNRMVVMLQWAWTYFTNRRGARLIMDQG, translated from the coding sequence ATGAAGCAGGTAGTCATCGTCGGCGGTGGTTTCGCGGGCCTGCAGGCAGCCAAGCGCCTGGGCAGCCGGCCCGGCGTCGAGGTGACGCTGGTGGACCGGCACAACCACCACGTGTTCCAGCCGCTGCTCTACCAGGTGGCCATGGCCCAGCTTAGCCCGGCGGACATCGCGGTGCCGCTGCGCGCGGTGCTCTCGCGCCACGCCAACGTGCGGGTGTACCAGGGCGAGGTGAGGGGCGCGGACATCGCCGCGCGCCGCGTCATCACTTCTTTCGGCGAACTCGCTTACGACTACTTGTTGCTGGCGAGCGGCGCGAGCCACGCCTACTTCGGTCACGATGAGTGGGAGCCGCTGGCGCCGGGACTCAAGACCCTGGAGCATGCCCGCGAGATCCGCCGCCGCGTGCTCAATGCCTACGAGGCGGCGGAGTGCTCCACCGACCCCAAGCTGCAGAAGCGCTTGCTGAGCTTCGTGATCGTGGGCGGTGGACCCACCGGCGTCGAATTGGCTGGCGCCATCGCCGAGATGGGACGTTTCACCCTGGCCAAGGACTTCCGCAACATCCACACCGAGCTCACCCGCGTGGTGCTGGTGGAGGCGGGGCCGCGCCTCCTGTCCGCGCTGCCGCCCAAGCTCTCGGATTACGCGGCGCGGGCGCTCACGGAGCTGGGCGTGGAAGTGCTGACCGGCACCGCCGTCACCGGCATCGATGCGAGCGGAGTGGAGCTCGCCGGCCGGCGCATCGAGGCGGGCACGGTGCTTTGGGCCGCCGGTGTCACCGCCTCGCCTTTGGGCAAGACTCTGGGCGTCGAGGCGGACCGCCAGGGCAGGGTGCGGGTGCAGCCGGACTTGAGTGTGCCGGGCCATCCGGAACTCTTCGTGGCGGGCGACCTCGCGCACCTGGAGCAGTCTCCCGGTGTGCTCTATCCCGGCATCGCTGCGGTGGCCTATCAGCAGGGGCTGGCCGTGGCGCGCGCCATCCTCGCGGATCTCAAGGGCCGGCCGCGCAAGCCGTTCCGTTATATAGATAAGGGCCAGATGGCCACCATCGGCCACAACCGGGCCGTGGCGGCGCTGCACGCGCTCAAGGTGCGCGGCTACCTGGCTTGGCTCATGTGGGTGTTCGTGCATATCTACTACCTCGTCGACTACCGCAACCGCATGGTGGTGATGCTGCAGTGGGCCTGGACCTACTTCACCAACCGGCGCGGTGCCCGCCTCATCATGGATCAAGGTTGA